CAGAGGCTTGCGGCTGCGCAGATCCTCGAAGTAGCACTCGAGAAGCTCATGCGGGTTGATCGGGCCATCCGTCAGCAGTTCAGCAGCCGTGACCTGCTGTCCATCGCTCACCATGATGTTGCGGCCGAGCAGGATCGGATATTCAGCGATGGCGTCATCGGATTCGATCACATTGACGACGAGCGAATCGTCGTCTTCACCCTGCTTGATCTCAACGGTTCCGGGTTTCTTGCAGAGAATCGCGGATTCGCGGGGGCGACGGGCCTCTAGCAATTCTTCGATTCGGGGCAGACCCTGAACGATGTCACCCGTCTTCTGCCGCTCAAACACCAGCAGGGCCAGACCATCACCCCGTTGCACCAGGTCGCCATCGCGCACGTGCAGGACGGAGTCCGGCGACACCATGTAGGGGCGTCCCAGACGCAGGGTGACGCTGTTACCGGAAACAGCCTCGATCTCACCGCAGCAGCTGGCAGTTTCCCCTTCGGCGAGGGGGTCGCCGTCGACAATCCGCTGGCCGACGCTCACCACCGGCTTGCCGGAGGTGCTGAGGGTGGTGGTGTCTTCGGGGCGCTCGACGATCATCCGACGCACCGGGTCGGCTTCCGTCGCTTCTGGCAACTGCGCCAGACCAGCCTGTTTGCAAAGGATTTGAGTGGTGGCAACAACATCGCCAGCCTTGACGGAGATACCGTCCTCAACCTGCAGCTCGGTGTGGGTCGAACCGTGGCTGGAGTCAGACATGGTGTCGCGACGCACAAGGATCGACTCCAAGATCACGAGTCGCAGACGGGAAATGGTCTTGGCACGCTTGTCGGGAGCCTTCTCCACATCCACCGTCATCTGAGGGGTGGTGTCGAAGGTCTCCAGAAGCAGCTGCGTCTTCAGCAGCTCCACACCCTCGACTGACTTGACCAGCTCGTTGTCCTTGAAGGCCAGACGCTGGGTGGCCTTGATTCCGAGGTGAGGGCCATTGGCCTGCTTCACATGGGACAACTCAGGCAGCTGGGCCTCATTGGGGATGGTGTATTCCTCAACCGGACGCAGCAGCAGGCCTTTGCCTTCGGGCGTCTCGACGGTCTGCACATACTTCATGCCCTCAACGGACAGCCCCTTGGCGACGTCCTCGCCGGGGTTGACCATCTGGCCATCACCCTCGAAGCGTTCCAACGCCTTGGCATCGGTGCAGAGGTGGAACTCACCACTGCGGACGATGATTTCCCGCAGGATGTCGTTCTTCTGGGTAACAGTGACGATGCCGGCGGTCTGACTAAAGATGTCTTTGACAACCTCGGTGCCGGCCTCGATCCACTGACCGTCGGTGATCATCAACAGGGAGATGTCCTTGTTGATCTCGTGGGTTTCCTGGGGGATCCACAGCAGGGTGCCGCCCTTGTTGACTTCGTAGCCGTTCTTGGCGGAACGGGCCTTCTTGATCGCCAGACCGGGTGCGAACTTCACCAAGCCACCGGTGCCGGTGCGGAAGCGATCATCCGCCAGTTCGGCAATGACCTCACCGGAACCGATCTTGCTGCCGGGGATGGTGTTGAGGCGATATCGGGTGCCGTCCTTGGCCTCGAGATTCCAGATCTCACCGGAGTGGGTGGACTCCTCAAGCAGCTTGAAGTCCTTGAGCGTCATCGCCGTGGTGACGATCTGCACCTCGCGGGAATCACCGATGGAATCGCGCAGGCGAACTTCACCGCCGTACTCACTGCGCTGGCTTGCCTCAGCCAGTACCTGACCCTCGGTGACTTGGGTCTCACCACCAACGACGGGCTGTGCGTTGGGCGGCAGGTTGTAAACATCGCCCGAAAGCACCCACATCCGGCCGAGGCGCTGAGCCTTCAGGGTGATGTTGCCCTGGCGGTCGGTGACTTCGCGGGGCTGAATCGCCTCTTCGTAGCGGACCTGGCCGGCCAGATCGCAGATCACATCCTTGGTGGCCTTCTCAACACTCTTCTTGACCGCACCAGCAGCGATCTGAGCCACCGTCACGTCGGCATCAATGTCGGCACCGTTATCGACGAACAGCAGGGAGCCGTTGGTGATCTCGATCTTCTGCGCCTTTCCTTTCCCGGAAGGCTTGATCGTGAGATTGAAGTCAACCTCAGCCTGCTGGGCGTTCACACCATGGGGCGTGCGGTAGGGGCGCACCCGCGCCTTGCTGCCGAACTCAACGGTGCCTGCAACTTTCGAGCGGACCACACCGGTTTCAGCCGTGGACACACCACCGGTGTGGAAGGTCCGCATGGTGAGCTGGGTTCCAGGCTCACCGATCGACTGGGCAGCGATGATGCCGACGGCTTCACCCAGATCGACCAGTTCGTTGTGGGCCAGTGCCCAGCCGTAGCACTTACGGCAGACAGAACGGTTGGCTTCGCAGGTGAGCGGCGAGCGCACACTCACCGCGTTCACCCCAGCTGCCTCAAAGGCTTTGGACAGAGGCGGATCGATTTCGGTGTCGCGCTCAGCAAGCACCTCGCCATCTGCGTTCACCACCTGGGCGGCCGTCAGGCGACCCACAAGCCGGCTGCGGAACTTGCCATTCTCGGCCTCCACCACGATGTGTCGGGTGGTTCCGCAGTCGTCCTCACGGACGATCACATCCTGAGCCACGTCCACCAGTCGGCGGGTGAGGTATCCCGAGTCGGCGGTGCGAAGCGCCGTATCCACCAGACCCTTACGGGCGCCATAGGAGGAGATGACGTATTCGGTGACCGTCAGACCCTCACGGAAGTTGGTGCGGATCGGAAGGTCAATAATTTCGCCCTGTGGGTTGGCCATCAGACCGCGCATGCCCACCAGCTGACGCACCTGGGACATGTTTCCCCGGGCACCGGAGTTGGCCATCATCCACACCGAGTTCAACGGTGCGTTCTCGTCAAAGTTCTTCTTGACCGCATCCACCAGACGCTCATTGGTCTCGGTCCAGGTGTCGATCACCTTGGTGTGGCGCTCCACTTCGGTGATTTCCCCAAGCCGGTAGCGCTCTTCAGTCGCGGTGATCTGTTCCTCGGCCTGGCCCAGCAGATCCTTCTTCGCCTCAGGAACCTTGAGGTCATCCACCGAAATCGACACCGCAGCCTGGGTGGCGTATTTGAAGCCGAGATCCTTGAGGTTGTCGGCCATGGAGGACGTCACCGCCGTGCCGTGGTTTTTGTAAGACCAAGCAACGAGCTGTTTGAGGGCTCGCTTATCAATGATCTGATTGCGGAACGGTGGCGGGGTCTTGGAGAGAGGACGGGATGCGCTCACAGGAGCTTCCTTGGCGGCCTTGGAAGCTTTGCTGGATTTGGACTTGCGGGATTTCGAGGAAGAGGTCATGGCTGCGCGCGGATCAGGAATGGAAGAAAAGGGCGTCTGGCTCGATTCAGGCGGCGGCCACCGCGTCGATGATCGTGTGATTCATCACCACGCGGCCCACGGTGGTGAGGATGTAGCGGCTGATCAAGGCACCGTCTTCATCGAAGCGATCGCGGCGGAAGCTCCACTGCTCAATGCGCGTGCCATCACTCAGTGACTCGCTCTTGATGGGCTCCTCAAGCTCATCATCGTCTTGAACCTCGCCATTGAACCGGACCCAAACCCAGTCATGCAGTCCAATCCGGGTGTCCTCGAAGGCGTGGATGACATCCTCCAGACCCGCAAAGGTGCAGCTGCGGTCTCCGAACTCAGGCTTGGTCGCACCAGGCTGAAGCGCCGTCAGGTAGTAGGAGCCGAGCACCATGTCCTGAGACGGGGTAATGATCGGCTCGCCTGTGGCGGGCGACAGGATGTTGTTGCTGGCCAACATCAGCATGCGTGCTTCGGTCTGAGCCTCGATGGCCAGAGGCACGTGAACCGCCATCTGGTCACCGTCAAAGTCAGCGTTGAAGGCTGGGCAGACCAGGGGGTGCAGCTGAATGGCGCGGCCATCCACAAGCTTGGGTTCGAAGGCCTGAATGCCGAGACGGTGCAGGGTTGGTGCACGGTTCAACAGGATCGGGTGACCGTCGATCACCTCCTGCAGCACCTGCATCACTTCATCGTCTGCCCGCTGAATCAGCTTCTTGGCCGCCTTGATGTTGTTGACGATGTTCTGGCGGATCAGGCGGTGGATCACGAAGGGCTGGAACAGCTCGATCGCCATCTCCTTAGGCAGACCGCACTGGTGCATCTTCAGCTTCGGACCCACCACGATCACGGAACGACCGGAGTAGTCGACCCGCTTACCCAACAGGTTCTGACGGAACCGGCCCTGCTTGCCTTCAATAATGTCGCTCAGTGACTTGAGCGGGCGGTTGTTGGCGCCCACCACGGTGCGACCGCGGCGGCCGTTGTCGATCAGGGCATCGACGGCTTCCTGGAGCATCCGCTTTTCGTTGCGGACGATGATTTCAGGGGCCAGGATTTCCTGCAGCCTTGCCAGACGGTTGTTGCGGTTGATCACCCGCCGGTAGAGATCGTTGAGATCACTGGTGGCGAAGCGACCGCCGTCGAGCTGCACCATGGGGCGCAGGTCGGGCGGAATCACCGGGATCACATCCAGCACCATCCACTCAGGACGGGCATTGGTGGCAATGAAGTTGTCGATCACGCGCAGACGCTTGATCAACTTGGCGCGCTTCTGACCCTTGCTGCCGTTGATCTCCTCGCGCAGCTGCTCAGCCACTTCATCGAGGGTGAGATCTTCCAGCAGCTGCTTGAGGGCCTCGGCACCGATGCCCACCACGGGCTCATTCTCAATCTCGGAATCTTCGGCGTAGATCTCGTCTTCAATTTCCAGCCACTCGTCTTCAGTGAGCAGCTGCTTGTACTTCAGGTCCTTGTGGTCGCCGGGATCCAGCACCACATAGCAGTTGAAGTAAACGATCTGCTCCACATCCCGCAGGGGCATGTCCAGCAGGATGGCCACGTAGCTGGGGATCCCCTTCAGGTACCAAACGTGGGAGACGGGTGCCGCCAGCTTGATAAAGCCCATGCGGTGACGACGCACGCGGCTCTCGGTGACCTCCACACCGCAGCGTTCACAAACGATGCCCCGGTGACGCACCCGTTTGTACTTGCCGCAATGGCATTCCCAGTCTTTGGAAGGGCCAAAGATCTTTTCGCAGAACAGCCCGTCCATCTCGGGCTTGAGGGTGCGGTAGTTGATGGTCTCCGGCTTGGTGACCTCACCGACGACCTGGCCGTTGGGCAGGGTGCGCTGCCCCCACTCCATCACCCGATCGGGTGAGGCGAGGGTGATCTTGACGTAATCGAAGTGGTTCTCAGTGCGGAGGTTGCTGTTGGTCATTGACGGTTAAGGAAGAAGGAGCGGGGAATCGGTTCGTTCGTTGATCCGTCAGTCCTCGTCGTAATCCGCGACGCCGAGGGATTCGTAAGTGGGCCTGCTGGGGGTGCTGCGACGTGGGTTCACGTCCTGCATAAGGTCCACTTCCTTGCCTTCGTCGGTATAGACGGCGATGTCCAGACCCAGGGACTGAAGCTCGCGCATCAGCACCTTGAAGGATTCCGGCGTACCGGGGCGGGGGATCGGCTTGCCCTTGACGATGGCGTTGAGGGCCTCGTTGCGGCCCTGCATGTCGTCGGACTTGACCGTGAGCAATTCCTGCAGGGTGTAGGCGGCGCCGTAGGCCTCGAGTGCCCACACCTCCATCTCACCCAGACGCTGACCGCCTTGCTGTGCTTTACCGCCCAGGGGCTGCTGGGTGACCAAGGAGTAGGGGCCGGTGGAACGGGCGTGGATCTTGTCGTCCACCAGGTGAACCAGCTTGAGGAAGTGGGAATAACCCACAGCCACGGGCTGGTCAAAGGGCAGACCGGTGCGGCCATCGCGCAGCTGCAGCTTGCCGGGGTCCTCTGGGTCATACACCCAACCCTTGCCGGGCTGCTTGGCGGCTTCCTTGAGGAAGGTCTCGACGGTCTGCTGCGACTTCTCAGCCCCGTACATCTCATCGAAGGGAACGATGCGCACACGGCAATCCAGGTTGGACGCCGCCCAACCCATCAGCAACTCGAACACCTGACCGACATTCATCCGGCTCGGCACACCCAGGGGGTTGAGCACGATGTCGACCGGGGTGCCGTCGGGCAGATAGGGCATGTCCTCCCGGGGAAGGATGCGGCTGATGATGCCTTTGTTGCCGTGGCGGCCGGCCATCTTGTCGCCGACCTGGATCTTGCGGCGCTGGGCCACATAAACCCTCACCACCATGTTCGCGCCGGGGGGCAGCTCATCACCCTGTTCACGGGTGTAGATGCGCACATCCACTACGCGGCCACGCTCGGTGCCAGGCACACGCAGGGAGTTGTCGCGCACATCGCGGGCCTTCTCACCGAAGATCGCGCGAAGCAGCTTTTCTTCCGGCGGCTGATCGGATTCGCCCTTGGGCGTCACTTTGCCGACCAGGATGTCACCGCTTTCAACGAAAGCACCAACGCGGATGATGCCCATCTCGTCGAGGTTGCCGAGACTTTCCTCAGCGACGTTGGGAATCTCGCGGGTGATTTCCTCGGGTCCGAGTTTGGTCTGGCGCGCTTCGATCTCGTACTTCTCGATGTGCACCGAGGTGTAGAGGTCGTCGGTGACCAGACGCTCGCTGACCAGCAGCGCGTCCTCGTAGTTGTAACCCTCCCAGGGCATGTAAGCGATCAGGACGTTCTGACCCAGGGCGATCTCACCGCCTTCACAGGCCGAGCCATCCGCCATCACCTGACCGACGATCACAGGATCGCCACAACGGACGATCGGGCGCTGGTTCAGGCAGGTGTCCTGGTTAGAGCGCTGATACTTCTGGAGGAAGTGGGTGTGCTCATTGCCGTCCTCGTCTTGAACAACGATGGCGTTGGCATCCACATAGACGACGGTGCCATTCACCCGAGAGATCGGCACCATGCCGGAGTCGCGGGCCACCTGGGTCTCCAGGCCAGTACCCACCAGGGCACGCTCGGGGCGCAGCAAGGGCACGGCCTGACGCTGCATGTTGGAGCCCATCAGGGCGCGGTTGGCGTCGTCGTGCTCCAGGAAGGGGATCAGGGACGTTGCCACGGAGATCACCTGCACCGGCGATAGGGCGACGTAGTCGACCTGCTCAGGGGGAACCTTCTCAAAATCCTGGCGATAGCGAACAGGAATCAGATCCGCGGAGATCCTGCCGTCGTCCTCGGTCGCCACGTCACCAGGAGCGACACGCACTTCGTCTTCACGGTCCGCAGACAGGTAGATCGGATCTCCTTCTTTGAGGACAACACCGTTCTCCACCTTCCAGAACGGAGTTTCGATGAAGCCATATTCGTTGACCCGGGCGTGGGTTGCCAGGGAATTGATCAGACCGGCGTTAGGCCCCTCAGGCGTCTCAATGGGGCAGAGACGACCGTAGTGAGAGGGATGAATGTCGCGAACGGCAAAGCCAGCACGCTCACGGGTGAGACCGCCCGGTCCAAGAGCCGAGATACGGCGCTTGTGGGTCAGCTCGGCCAAAGGATTCGTCTGATCCATGAACTGGCTCAGCTGGCTGGAGCCGAAGAACTCCTTGATCGCCGCCACCAGAGGCTTGGGATTCACCAACTGCGCTGGCGTCAGGGAATCGGTTTCGCCAACGGTCATCCGTTCCTTGATGATCCGCTCCAGGCGGTTCAGACCAACGCGAACCTGGTTCTGCAGCAGTTCCCCCACGGAACGCACGCGGCGGTTACCGAGGTGGTCAATGTCATCAAGGCTGGCGCCGCCAACATCCAGCTCCAGGTTGATCAGGTAATCAAGGGTGGAGAGCACGTCCTCATGGGTGAGGGTACGCACCGTGTCGGGAATGGTGAGGCGCAGCTTCTTGTTGATCTTGTAGCGGCCGACCCGACCGAGGTCGTAACGCTTGGGATCAAAGAAACGGGTCTGCAGCAGCTGCTGACCGCCACTCACAGAGGGAGGTTCACCTGGACGCAGCTTCTTGTAGAGCTCGAGCAGCGCCTGATCCTCGGAACTGATGCCCTCGTCATTGGCGGCATCAATTGACTTTTTATAGAACTCAGGGTGACGCAGCTTGTCGAGCACGTCGTTGTCAGACAGACCCATGGCACGCATGAGCACGTGCGCGTTGATCTTGCGGGTCTTGTCCACACGGACGTGCAGTAGGTCGTTCTTATCCGTCTCAAACTTCAGCCAGGCACCACGGTTGGGGATAACGCTGGCGTTGTAGGTGCGCCTGCCGTTCTTGTCCATTTCATCCTTGAAATAGACACCAGGGCTGCGCACGATCTGGTTCACGATCACCCGCTCAGCACCATTGATGATGAAGGTGCCTCGCTCGGTCATCAGCGGCAGTTCACCGATGAAGACCTCCTGCTCCTTGATCTCACCGGTCTCCTTGTTGACCAGCCGGCAGGTGACATACATCTGGGACGCAAAAGTCGCGTCGCGACGCTTCGCCTCTTCCACATCGTGGCGGGGGCGCTTTAAGCGGTACTCGCTACCGATGAAGTGGAGCTCAAGCTTGCCGGTGTAATCCGTGATCGGAGAGAAGCTTTCCAGCTCCTCGATCAGACCTTGATCCAAAAACCACTTAAAGCTGGCCCGCTGCACCTCCACCAGATCAGGGAGGTAGGTGGCGGTCTTGGCGACCTGAATCGCGCTGCTGCTCATGCGGGGACCGGCAGAGAGGACGAAGGAACTAAGAAGGACTGGATTGGCGGCGAAAGCTCAACCGACAGAACGATTCCACACAGCAGCGGCACTGACGGATTCCAGAACGGAACCGACAGAGCCGCTGCTGCTGTTCAGAAATCGCGGGTCAGATCAGCTGACGACGACAAGTTCACCGGAAGGAAATGGACGCTTCAGGCACCACACGCAAGAACGAATCCCGCGCATGGCCAGGCCAATACAACATCTTACATATCGAGTCGACAGTCTTGGAAGACCAGTTAAGGGAGTCCGAACAAACGGCGGGCGTTGGCGGTACTGCTGAAGGCCACGCTCTCGAGATCCACACCCCGCAACTCGGCCACCCGCGAAGCAACCGAAGCCACAAAGGCCGGCTCGTTGCGCTTGCCACGACGCGGCACAGGAGCCAGGAAGGGGCAATCGGTTTCAACCAGGAAACGATCCTCTGGCACCTGACGGGCGCAATCGTGGGTGGGCTCCGCCTTGGGGAAGGTGACGGTGCCGCTGAAGCTGATGTAAAAACCAAGCTCCAGAAACTGATGCATTTCTTCGGGGGTACCGCCCCAGCAATGCATCACGCCTGCAGGGCAGCGGCCCTCCGCCTGACGGGCCCGAAGTTCAACCAGCATCGGCTCGGCGGCATCTCGGCAGTGAATGATCACCGGAAGGTTCAGCTCCACCGCCAAATCCAACTGCGGACGCAGCACAGCAAGCTGCTCCTCAAGATTCTTGTCGCGAAAGAGATCGAGCCCGAGTTCACCGATAGCGACCACCCGGTCATCCTCCAAAGCCGCCCGACGCAGCACCGCCACCGTGTCGTCAGCCCAATGCTGGGTATCTAAAGGATGAACACCAACGGAATACCGCATTTCAGGGAACCGATCAGCCAGTGCCCGGATCGCCGGAATTTCGGATGGTTCGACGCAGGCATGCAACAGAGCACCTACACCGGCTTCGCGCCAACGTGAGGCCACGTCCTCGAGGTCCTCGTCAAAATTGCGAAAGACGATGTGACAGTGACTGTCAATCAGCGTCGGAGTGGGAGACACAGCTGGGCCGAAACGCGCTTTCGGCCCATTCTGCCGGTTGGAAGCGAATCAGCTGGCGGGCTCGAGAACCTTGCGCACCGCTGCACTGAGACGGGACTTCTGATTGGCGCCATTGTTGCGGTGAAGGACACCGACCTTCACTGCTTTGTCGATCTTGCTGAAGGCAGCACGCATCGAACTCTGCACCGTGGTCTTGGCTTCGTCGCCAGGCGTTGCGCTGTAAGCGTCACAGGCGGTGAAGCAGCGCTTCATCAGCGTGCGCAGGGACGACTTGTAGGTGCGATTGCGAAGACGGTTGCGCTCAGCAATCTCAATCCGCTTCTTGGCTGACTTGTTATTGGCCACTGAGGCTTCAACGTTGCGAACAATCCAGCACCTTACTCCGTGACCAGACCGCTCCCCTTCATTGTCGAGTCCTAACTTGACTTCACCTTCCACCATTCCTTTGTCTGTGAGCCAACCGGCCGTCGCTCCCCTGCGCATCGTGCGGGATCCGGAACAGGCCCAGACAGAACTGCAGCGCCTATCAAGTCGCACGGCTCAGTCGCAGCAAAGCGAAGCCAGAGAGCGGGTCGACGCGATTCTTGCGGCGGTGCGCGACCGCGGCGATGCGGCGATTTCAGATTTCACGGAACGCTTCGATGGCTTTCGGCCTGTGCCAATGGCGGTTCCCCAGACGGCGCTCGAACAAGCATGGATCACGCTGCCGACCAACCTGCGTGATGCTCTGGAGCTGGCCCATCGCCGCATCACCGATTTCCACCAACGCCAACGTCCCGCCGATTTGGCGGTAACGGGCCCCCACGGCGAGCAGCTCGGACGGCGCTGGCGACCAGTGCAGCGGGCGGGCCTCTACGTCCCCGGCGGACGCGCGGCCTACCCCAGCACCGTGCTGATGAATGCCGTGCCAGCCCGTGTCGCCGGGGTGAAAGAGCTGGTGATCTGTTCCCCCGCCGGACGGGATGGCGAGGTCAACCCTGTGGTTCTTGCAGCGGCGCACCTCGCGGGCGTCAAGACAGTGTTCCGCCTTGGGGGCGCCCAGGCCATTGCCGCCATGGCCTACGGCAGCGAAAGCGTGCCCAAAGTGGATGTCATCAGCGGCCCAGGCAACCTGTACGTCACCCTGGCCAAACAGGCGGTTTACGGCCAGGTGGCCATCGACTCCCTGGCGGGTCCGAGCGAGGTTCTGGTAATCGCCGACCACTCCGCAAAGCCGGATCAGGTGGCGGCGGATCTGTTGGCGCAGGCTGAGCATGACCCTCTGGCGGCAGCGGTGCTGATCACCACCGACAGCGCTCTCGCCGACGGCATCAACGCCGCGGTCGAAGAGCAACTGGTCAACCACCCCCGTCACGAGATCTGCGAAGCCTCTCTGCGGGACTGGGGCCTTGTGGTGGTGTGCGACGACCTCGAGAGCTGTGCCCGCCTCAGTGACAGCTTCGCGCCTGAACACCTTGAGCTCCTGGTCGAACGACCCGAACCCCTGGCGGATCGGATTCAGAACGCCGGAGCCATCTTCCTGGGCCCCTGGTCTCCGGAGGCTGTGGGGGATTACCTGGCAGGCCCGAACCACACCCTGCCCACCTGTGGAGCCGCGCGCTTCAGCGGGGCCCTGAGCGTTGAAACCTTCATGCGCCACACCTCCCTGATCGGTTTCAACCGGGCTGCGCTCGAGGCGACGGGTTCAGCTGTGCAGGAGCTAGCCACCAGTGAAGGCCTGCACAGCCACGCCGAATCCGTGCGGCGGCGCCTCAGCTAGGCCGCTTCTCCAGGCTGCGGACACCCGCCACGCCATCCGCAATTTCGCCAACCAACACCTCATCGGTGATGTTGACGAACAGTCCGTTCTCCAACACGCCGGGGATGTTGTTGATGGTCTGCTCCAGGGCCGCCGGATCAGTGATGCCGCCGTTGAGCTTGGCGTCCAGCACCAGGTTGCCCTGGTCGGTGACCACCGGTCCGGCCTTGCGCTGGGCCATCCGCAGTTCAGCGCTGCCTCCGAGGGCTTCCAGCTGCTGCTTCACCTGGCGCCAGGCGCCAGGAAGAACTTCAACCGGCAGCAGAAAACTGAGGTTGAGACGATCCACAAGTTTCGTGGAATCCACAACCACTACAAAACGATCGGCCCGTGCCGCCACTAGTTTTTCCTGCACGTGGCAAGCACCACCACCCTTGATCAACTGAAAGCCAGGGTCGACTTCATCGGCACCGTCGATGGCCAGATCAATACGACTGACGGCATTGAGGCTGAGCAGGGGGATGTTCAGATCTGCAGCCAGCACCTCGCCCTGAAAAGAGGTGGTGACACCAACAATGTCTTTGAGTTCGCCACTGGCAAGTTTGGCGCCCAGGCCTTGAATCATTAGTGCGGCAGTCGATCCTGATCCCAGCCCCAGCACCATGCCGTCTTTGATCTGTTCAACAGCGGCATCGGCCACCGCCTGCTTCATCTGGGTCTGAAGATCAGCCATCAGGTCTCGTCCTTGTGGGCGGGACCGTAGCAAGAGTTTCAAGCCATTCCAGGCAGGGGCTCAGGTTTGACTGACAGGGTCAACTCGCGACCCGCCCGCAGCACCTTCAAGGGCAGTGGAGCATCGATGGCAGCGGCATCAACAACCTCCAAAAGCACCTGAGGATCTGGGATGTCGCGCTCATCAACGGTGATCAAAAGATCACCGCGGCGCAGGCCTGCTTTTTCGGCCGGGCCATCGGGAAGCACCGCTTGAACCAGGGCACCGCTGCGTTCCGGCAGCTGCACCAGGGCATTGGGGTCCTTGTTGTGCTCGCGCGCGATGCGGGGCGTGAGCGCAACGAGTTGCAGGCCGATATAAGGATGCACAACCTCACCCTGCTGCTGCAGTTGATCAGCCACCCGGCGGGCCAGGTTGATCGGAATGGCAAAACCGAGGCCGGCACCGGGGCCCGAACGCACCAAGGTGTTGATCCCAATCACCTGACCGTCACCGTTCACCAAGGGGCCGCCTGAATTACCGGGGTTGATGGCGGCGTCGGTCTGAATCAGTTCCAGCCGTTTGTCGGCGAAGCCAAGGCTGTTGATATTGCGGTGCAGACTGCTGACGATGCCGAGGGTCACCGTGCGTTCCAAGCCGAACGGGGTGCCGAGGGCAATCGCCCAATCGCCCACCTGCATGGCTTCGGAATCACCCAGGGGAGCCCGCGGCGGCAGTTGATCCCCCTCGAGACGCACCAGGGCCAGATCCGTCACCGCATCGGTGCCCACCACCTGGCCATCGCGCTGTTCCCCGTCGGCCAGGGTGACGCTGACGGACTCCACCCGATCCACCACATGGGCGTTGGTGAGCACCAGCCCCTTGGCATCGATCACCACACCGGAGCCTTGGCCCCGTTCCCGCCCCGGACCAGTGGGGGGGTCGCCAAGCAGATCCCGCAGCAGGGGATCGAGCAGCGTGGGATCAAAGGGCTGGCGTTCCACGGTGCGCTCGGTGTCGATCCGAACCACCGCCGGAGCCACCCGCTGAACGGCATCGGCCACAAAGCTGTGCTCCAGGGCCTGAACGGACGCTGCTTCACCGACCAAGACAGCCATGGCCACCAGCACAGCCAAGAGTTGACGCAGGGCGTACCGCAAGACAAGACCCAGGAATTGCCTTCTTTTTATCGGATCCAGCCGCAGAAACGGGCCTTGGTCCAAATCGATCGCAATCTCACAACCCCCATAGCAATGCGCGGACAAGCGTGGAAATCCCAGCTAAGAGTCGAGGAAACGCAGTTTTCACATGCGTGCACTTCTGGCTCCAGCGGCAGCCCTGCTTGCCCTGGCTGGCCCGGTTGCCCTCACCCCTCAAGCCTCCGCGGAAAGCACAACGCTCAAAGCGGTGATTTTTGA
The Synechococcus sp. PROS-U-1 DNA segment above includes these coding regions:
- a CDS encoding trypsin-like peptidase domain-containing protein, giving the protein MAVLVGEAASVQALEHSFVADAVQRVAPAVVRIDTERTVERQPFDPTLLDPLLRDLLGDPPTGPGRERGQGSGVVIDAKGLVLTNAHVVDRVESVSVTLADGEQRDGQVVGTDAVTDLALVRLEGDQLPPRAPLGDSEAMQVGDWAIALGTPFGLERTVTLGIVSSLHRNINSLGFADKRLELIQTDAAINPGNSGGPLVNGDGQVIGINTLVRSGPGAGLGFAIPINLARRVADQLQQQGEVVHPYIGLQLVALTPRIAREHNKDPNALVQLPERSGALVQAVLPDGPAEKAGLRRGDLLITVDERDIPDPQVLLEVVDAAAIDAPLPLKVLRAGRELTLSVKPEPLPGMA